The stretch of DNA TCACCGCATTACTTCCCATTCCGTGGTGATTCCCTGGCTCTTGACTGGCGTTAGCGTTCTTGGCACAGTGGCAAGCTTCCTGATTCCCAAGGTAAAGTACGAAAACAAGAACAGCAATATGTCCAAGGTAAAGAAACACCTGAGCCTGGGCTGGCGTGTGCCCACCCTTCGTGGATCCATTATTGCCCTTGCCATGTTCTGGTCCTTTGCCCAGGTGTTTGTTCTTGTGTTCCAGGATGTGTCCGGCTCCAATGTGATCAACATGTTCCAGGACTACATGATGTTTGCCGTCCTTGGCCTTATGGTGGGTTCCATCTTTGCTGCCAGCCGTTCCAAGGACTTTATTGAGACTGGCTTTATTCCCATGGGCATGATCGGCCTTTCTGTATGTATGCTGCTGTTGCCCTTTATGACTCATCCGGCTGCACTCGTTATTCTGTACAGCCTCACTGGTTTCTTTGGCGGCATGTACCTGGTGCCGGTGAACGCCCTTTTGCAGTACAATACCCGCCCCAACAACTCCGGTTCTGTTCTTGCCTTTGCCAACATGATCCAGGCCCTGGTTCTTATCTTGTTCCTGTTCGCCTATACAGCAATGCTTATGTATACCGGGCTGAACCATAGGTTCTACTTCCTGATTATTGCGGCTATTTCTTTGCTTGTCTTTGTGTGGACCATTTCCAATCTTCCCCAGGCATTGGTCCGTTCCGTGTTGCGCGTGGCGTTCTCCCGCTACCGTATCCGCGTTGTAGGCGTGCAGAACATTCCTAACGAAGGCCCCGTACTTTTGGTTGGTAACCACCATAGCTTTATCGACTGGGCCATGATCCAGATGGCTTCTCCCAGACCGCTCTGCATTGCAAGCAACAAGGACCACTTTGACCGTTGGTACCTTCGTGCTATCCTTAAGCGCCTGGGCATGATCCGTATCGACAGCAGCAATCCGAAGCCCGCCATGGACAAGATCCATGAGGCTCTGCAGGCAGGAAAGGCCGTGGTGATTTTCCCCACGGGCGAAGTTTCCAAGTCTCCTCACGTGGAACCCTTCAGCATCGACTATTCCTCCGCTGTGGAGGGCACCGACGCTTCCGTGATACCGTTCTATATCCAGGGGCTCTGGGGTTCCAACTTCAGCTACAGCGGTTCTGACATGTATGCTTCCGCAGCAGACCGCACTGTCGTGGTGGCCTTTGGCGAATCCATTCCTGCCGATACGGACCCCGATGACGTACGCCACATTGTCCGTAAGATTTCCATTGAGGCCTGGGCCTACGCCACCAACTTCTACAAGCCTATTGCCGAAACTTGGCTCCGTACCTGCAAGAAGTACGTAAAGAACGGCCCTGCCATCTATAGCCCCGAAGGTGCTCACTTCTCCGGCTTCAAGCTGATTGGTGCTGTCATGGGTTTCCGCGGTCTTCTGAAGAAGATTCTTGCAAAGAACGAGACCAACGTAGGTATCATGCTTCCGCCGAGCCCTGCAGGCGTAATCGTGAACCTTGCCCTTTGGACCTTGGGTAAGACCAACGTGAACCTGAACTACACCTCTTCCGTAGATAACGTAAAGTACTGCTGTGAACGTGCAGAAGTTTCTACGGTTATTACCAGCCGCATGTTCGTACAGAAGCTGAAGGGTAGGGGTGCCGACTATAGCCAGGTTGCCTCTGACAAGGTTCGTGTGCTGTATGCGGAAGACCTGATGAAACAAATTCCCAAGGCAAAGATTGCAGCCCATCTTATCTTCTGCGCCATTATGCCTACCTGGGTTGTGAACTTCCTTTACTTCAAGCGTACCAAGCTGGACAGCAATGCGGTTATCGTATTCAGCTCCGGTTCTGAAGGTACTCCCAAGGGCATTGAGCTTACCCATCGCAACATGATCGGTAACATGCACCAGCTGGCCTGTATCCTGAACATCAGCCGTGGCGACGTGATGCTTTCTGAACTGCCGCTGTTCCATAGCTTTGGCCTTACGGTGACCACCCTCTTGAACCTGGTGGAAGGTTGCCCCATTGTGGCGGTTGCTGACCCCACCGACGTAAAGACCATGGCCCGCGTCTGTGCGGAATTCCATGTGACCTGCCTGGTGGCAACGCCTACCTTCCTCCGCGCCTTTACTGTAAGCCGTTACGTACACCCCTTGGTATTCAAGTCTGTGCGCCTGATTATCGCCGGCGCCGAAGCGCTCCGCCCGGAACTGACCACGGCATTCCGCATGAAGTTCGGTAAGGAAATCTTCGAAGGCTACGGCTGTACCGAAACTGCTCCGGTGGCTTCCGTGAACAGCGAAAACACCTTGATGAACGACTATACCACCATGCTGGTGAACAACAAGCCCGGCACCGTGGGCATGGCACTGCCCGGCACCCAGTTCCTGATTGCAGACCCCGATACCAACGAGCCTTTGCCCGTGGGCGAGGCCGGCATGATTCTCATTGGCGGCTGTCAGGTGATGAAGGGTTACCTGAAGGACCCGGACCGTACCGACAGCGTTATCGTGAAGATCGACGGCATTCGCTACTACAAGACCGGCGACAAGGGCAAGCTGGATAGCGACGGCTTCCTTACCATTGTGGACCGCTACAGCCGCTTTGCAAAGTTGGGTGGCGAAATGGTTAGCCTGGGTGCCGTTGAAAAGAAGATCCAGGATACTCCGGTCCTCGAAGGCTGCGATTACCTGGTGACCACCGTTCCCGATTCCGCAAAGGGCGAAAGGATTGTTCTTTTGTACCAAAGCGAAAAGGAACCTGCCCAGGTTCTTTCTGAACTCCGTGCCGCAGACTTCCCGCCCATTATGCTGCCCTCTCTTGCATTCAAGGTGGAGAAGGTGCCTAAGCTTGGCTCCGGCAAGGCTGACTTTACCACCGCCAAGAAGGTGGCCAAGGAACTTGTGGAATCTCGTAAGGGTTAATTCAAAAGCGGGTGATTATGAACAAACTTGGCTTGACTCCGATTAGAACGGTCCGCACCATCGCCTCGGTGGTAGCCCTCATGGGCATGGTATTGCTGGCTATCCAGCGGGTGCTTACGGCGGTGCTGGGAATGGCTCAGGATGCAGTCAAGCTGGGGCTTGCCCGCTATAACAACTTTACGGGGCGCTTTGCCGCACAGAACTTCCCGGAAGACAAGAAACTGCTTGGCCTCTTGAAGGAAGTGCAGGGAATCTTGCCTCAGGCGGATACCGCGCTGACTGTTTTGCTGGTGGTTTCCATCGTGCTGTTGGTTGTTGCCCTCGTGGGGCTTGCATTACCGCGCCAGTCTGCCCACGTGCTGGTGGCTGTACGTATTCTCAAGTGGCAGCCCGAAGTTTCGGAAGACACTCCCGAGGTCGAGGGAACGAACCTTCGTGAAGCCTTGACCAAGGTAGGGGAGGTGCCCCTGAAGAAGCTTGCGATTCCTGCAGCCATCGTGATTGTGATTTCACTTGTAATCTGGATGTTGACCGGTGTAGCCTCCAAGGTGGAGCAGGGCAACAAGGGCGACGAACTTGCCGGCATGCAGGCCAAGGCCCTGGAGTATATCCAGGCACAGCGTTCCTATTTTGCAAAGACCAAGAAAATCGGAAGTGCCCGAGCCTTGCAGTTGCCCGACTCCAGCTCTACGGACATGTTTGACTACAAGATTTCTGCCACAAGATTCCTGGCAACGAGCAAGACCGAAATTGACGGCTGCCCTGCAGGAAGTAAATGGCAGGTGTCCGCCAGCACCAAGGGCATATTCTCGGTGGAACTTTCCCTGTACAGGGGAACACCCAAGGATACTAGCTGCGTCAAGCTTACTCCGGACTACAAGATGCTTGGCCGCGAAAAACCCGCCAAGTAATTTTTGGGCAAGACCTTTATTTAATAAAGCAGGCTAAAAGGCCTGCTTTTTTGCACGTATTTACACATAATTCGACTTTGAAATTTGGTGAAAAGACCTGATACGTGTTTTTTAGGGTATATTTATCTTTGAACAACTTTGTTGTAATTGGAGTGTATATGGGTTGTTTTAAGAATCTTTTGACCGTGGCAGGGATGGTTGGATTGGCTGCGGTTTCTTCCCAGGCTGTAACCTGGAAACCTGTCTGTGTATCGGCTGGCCACACGCTTTTGGCTAATTCCGAACATTTTGAAATTTGCAAGAAGGCTAAGCACGACGATGGAACAGCCAACAACGCAACGTTGGATGCGACTACTGCCCAGAACGCCCTGAAGACCTTGGAAAATATCTTTTCGGTCTATCACGATTCCATGGAATGGATGTACCCGCAACCTACCAATGCCAATGAAAAGTTGAAGAGCGTTGCCTATCTTTTTGAAGATTCCAAGATGAGCGCCCTTTATGGCGGTGCTAATACTGATGCCTGCGTCAAGAATGCAGCAGGGAAGGATGAATGCTCTCCGGGCCTGTGGCTTGGTTCCGGTGCATTCAAGGATTTGTGGGGTCTGGCCCACGAATACGCCCACGGCTTGCAGAGTGTAGCGGGCTGGATGGGCACCAACGCCTATGCCGGCTGGATCTGCGAATCCCACGCCAACTGGATGGCTCATCAGGTGAACCCCACCGATGCCCATTACTGTTCCGAGGCGCTGATCAATTTCCCGTACCTGTATTACGGCTCTACCCGTGACCGCTATTGCAACTGGCAGTTCATGGAACACCTTAAGGAAGAATTCGGTGGCGGCTGGAAGGGCGTTAAGGCCGTGAATCGCATGTGGATGAACAAGATCAACGATGGGGAAAATGGTTATGACACCCAGACTCCTTTTGACGCCATGATCGGAGCCTACGACTGGAAGTATACCGACCTTACAGAACAGCTGGGCAAATTCGCCATGAAGAACGCTACCCTGGAATACCAGGGCGCAAAGAAGGCTCTTTACAAGAAGACCTGGGGCGACTACGAGTTTGCTACCCGCAGAGCTACTGGCTATGGCGATATTTACCGTAGGCACGGCCGCGTGACCATGCTAAATAAGATTGATAGTTCCTATCAAGTTCCCAGCTACTGGGCGCCGCAGCGCTTTGGCTACAACCTGGTTCGCCTCTATCCCGATTCTGTAGGTAAGGTTACGGTGAAGTTCCGCGGTATTGTTCAGGAATCCAAGGCCGCTGCCTACGGCTGCAAGGGCAACGAATCCTACTGGGCTTACGAAGGCGGCAAGTGGGTGTCCAAGACCCGCTGCAATCTTTCGCCGGATGTAATGCCCGATCCGGGCTCCAGCTGGACTGTTGGGCTGGTGGCCGAAGGTGCCGACGGCACGCCCCGCTATAGCGAAATGAAGTCCGGTACCGCCTTCAATCTGGAAATTGAAACGAAGGCTAACGACAAGGCCTTGTGGCTTACGGTAACGGCCACACCGAAGGATCTTTACGCCATTACCTGGGACCAGTTCTACTATACCATCTACCGCTATCCGTACATGATCCGTATGGAAAACGGCAAGCCCGAGGGCTATGAGCCGGGGGCATGGAAACCCGCTGGCTATAAGGCCGGCAGTGGCGATTCCGAGGGCACGGCAACCGGCTTCAAGCGCCACGAAAACGGCGGCGGCTGGATTAGCACCAAGGCCAATGTGGCTGCAACTGTTTACGTAGGACCCGACGCTGTGGTAAACGGCGGCACCATCAGCGGAAATGCCCGCATCGAAGACTTTGCCGTAGTGAACGGCGGAACCATCAGTGGTAAGGCGGTTGTCCGCGGTCGCGCTCTGGTGACTGCAGGCACCATGGGCGACAACGCCGTGCTGGAAGACGACGCCTGGCTTGTAAGCGGTAGCATTACCGGCAACGCCAAGGTGGGCGCGCTTTCTATTATCGTGAATACAACCGTTACCGACGACGCCCAAGTGCAGGGCGTAATGTGGGCGGTTTCTGGCAAGAAACTGAGCGGTACCGCACAGCTCCGCGGCGACCTGGAAAACAACTTCAGCCAGCAGCTGACCAAGGGCGTTTTCTACGGCATGGTAGACGACGGCATGCTTAATGACGCTACCTACGGCGCTAATTTTGCGGAAGCCCCCAAAGAAGCAACCGCAGATTTTAGCGCAGCCAAGTGGTATGCCATCGACGAAGACAAGGTGGACGTGCCGGAAACGCCCGACGAACCCGGCGACGTTACAGAACCCGGCGACGAAACAGACCCCGGCGACGATACAAAGCCCGGCGAAAACGAAAATCCCTCAGGCTTTGCAAACCAGGTTCGTCCGGCTGCTCCTGCGGCCCTCAATAGGGCCAAGTACGACATCAAGGGCCGCACGCAGAACCTGAACTCCACCCGCAGCCGTCGCAACAAGTTCTACAAGCTATTCTAAAAATCAAACCCCTTTAAAAACAAAATAGAGCCCGGTGCTGTACCGGACTCTTTTTTAATTCGCTTTTGCCTAGTGCTTTAGGTAAGCCGCAAAACTACTTGCACTTAAAGCCCTGCAGTTCCAGGCCCGCCTTCATTTCGGCGTAGGTGGACTTGCGCTGCATATTCATAGCCTTGATGAAGGGGCTTTCGTTTGCAGTGTGCAGCCTGAAACCGGTCATGGTTTCTTCTACAGTTCCCTTGCCGCTCTGGATGAACATCTGCTTCAGCTGTGCGCGGCGGCCTTCCAATTCCGGAGTCACGAACACATCGGTAACCAGGTCCACGTTGTCGATATGATCGTCGGTAATCACGAGGTTCATGGTCACGTGATTCTTGATACCGCCGAACTGACCGTCGGTGGAGCAGGAAAGCTTTTGGGTGCCAGCCTTTTTCTTAGATGCAGCCTTTGCGGGCTTTGCAGGCTGGGCCTTGGGAGTGTACTGGAGAGCGGCAAGCAAATCTTCTTCGCTGGCGGCGCCCTGAATGCGGTTCACAATGCGGCCATCCTTAATCAAGAAGAAAGTGGGGAAGGCCTGGATGGGCAAGGTATTCTTGATCTTCTGAACGTTGGGTTCGTCAAAGCCTACGGATGCCACCTTCACGTCGGGATACTTCTTTGCGATATCGATAAGGGTGGGAATCATGATAAGGCACGGCGGGCAGCTGGAAGAGAACACATCCAGAATGGTGGGCCTGTCGGTGTTCATGATTTCCTTTTCGAAGTTGCTGTCGTCTACGCGGACAATCTTGATTACTTCATCCTGGGCGGCCTTTGCAGCCTTTGCCGGAGCGGCAACAACACTTGAGAAAGCACCCATGGCGGCAACCATAGCTACCGCACCAATTACAGACTTGAACTTAAAAAACTTCATAAAAAATCCTTTGCCTAACGCAACGCAGTATAGAAATATTTTACGTCATAGGCTAGGGCTATAGTGAACGCTGCTCGAGACGAAAACGAAAAATTGCGACGCACAAAAAAAGCCCGCGGGCATAAACCCACGGGACATTTTAGTTTAAAGCGGAAAGTTTAAAGCCTAAAGATCCTTTGACCTTTATCCTTTAACCTTTACACTGATTATCCTTCAACCTTCGGAAGCTGAGCAAGGCTCTTAGCCAGGTCTTCGTCGGTAGGAATGTAGTCGTTCATTTCACCGTCGTTGAACTTCTGGTAAGCAACCATGTCGAAGTAGCCGGTACCAGTCAGGCCGAACAGAATGTTCTTGGCTTCGCCGGTTTCCTTGCACTTGAGGGCTTCGTCGATAGTAGCGCGGATAGCGTGGCTGGATTCCGGAGCCGGCAAGATACCTTCGGTCTGAGCGAAGAGGCGTGCAGCTTCGAACACCTTGGTCTGTTCCACGGAAGCAGCGCGCATGTAGCCCTGATCGTAGAGTTCAGAAAGGATGGAGCTCATGCCGTGGTAACGCAGGCCACCAGCGTGGTTTGCAGACGGAATAAAGCCGGAGCCCAAAGTGTACATCTTGGCCAGCGGGCAAACCTTGCCAGTATCGCAGAAGTCGTAAGCGTACTTACCGCGAGTAAGGCTGGGGCAGCTTGCCGGTTCGATAGCCAGAATATCGTAATCAGCTTCGCCACGGAGCTTTTCGCCCATGAACGGGGAAATCAAACCACCCAGGTTAGAACCACCACCAGCGCAACCGATGATCATGTCGGGCTTCACGCCGATCTTCTTGAATGCAGCCTGAGCTTCCAGGCCGATCACGGACTGGTGCAGCAGAACCTGGTTCAGCACGGAACCCAGAACATAGCGGTAGCCTTCCTGAGTCACAGCAGCTTCAACAGCTTCGGAAATAGCGCAACCCAGAGAACCAGTGGTGCCCGGGAATTCTTCGTTGATCTTGCGGCCAACGTTGGTGTTCATGGAAGGAGACGGAGTAACGGAAGCACCGTAGGTGCGCATCACTTCGCGACGGAAAGGCTTCTGTTCGTAGGAGCACTTCACCATGTAAACCTGGCAGTCGATGCCGAAGAAGGCGGAAGCCATGGAAAGAGCGGTACCCCACTGGCCAGCGCCAGTTTCGGTGGTCACACCCTTGAGGCCCTGCTGCTTGGCGTAGTAGGCCTGGGCGATAGCGGAGTTCAGCTTGTGGCTGCCGCTGGTGTTGTTACCTTCGAACTTGTAGTAAATGTGAGCCGGAGTGCCGAGAGCCTGTTCCAGGAAGTAGGCACGAACCAGCGGAGACGGGCGGTACATCTTGTAGAAAGTACGGATGTCTTCGGGAATTTCGATATATGCGGTATCGTTGTCCAGTTCCTGCTTGACCAG from Fibrobacter sp. encodes:
- a CDS encoding MFS transporter; this translates as SAAKYGILKEMFGVRNLSYANALLQIFGLAGMICASWLVIVGVNLIDLDALQSYAAVHRITSHSVVIPWLLTGVSVLGTVASFLIPKVKYENKNSNMSKVKKHLSLGWRVPTLRGSIIALAMFWSFAQVFVLVFQDVSGSNVINMFQDYMMFAVLGLMVGSIFAASRSKDFIETGFIPMGMIGLSVCMLLLPFMTHPAALVILYSLTGFFGGMYLVPVNALLQYNTRPNNSGSVLAFANMIQALVLILFLFAYTAMLMYTGLNHRFYFLIIAAISLLVFVWTISNLPQALVRSVLRVAFSRYRIRVVGVQNIPNEGPVLLVGNHHSFIDWAMIQMASPRPLCIASNKDHFDRWYLRAILKRLGMIRIDSSNPKPAMDKIHEALQAGKAVVIFPTGEVSKSPHVEPFSIDYSSAVEGTDASVIPFYIQGLWGSNFSYSGSDMYASAADRTVVVAFGESIPADTDPDDVRHIVRKISIEAWAYATNFYKPIAETWLRTCKKYVKNGPAIYSPEGAHFSGFKLIGAVMGFRGLLKKILAKNETNVGIMLPPSPAGVIVNLALWTLGKTNVNLNYTSSVDNVKYCCERAEVSTVITSRMFVQKLKGRGADYSQVASDKVRVLYAEDLMKQIPKAKIAAHLIFCAIMPTWVVNFLYFKRTKLDSNAVIVFSSGSEGTPKGIELTHRNMIGNMHQLACILNISRGDVMLSELPLFHSFGLTVTTLLNLVEGCPIVAVADPTDVKTMARVCAEFHVTCLVATPTFLRAFTVSRYVHPLVFKSVRLIIAGAEALRPELTTAFRMKFGKEIFEGYGCTETAPVASVNSENTLMNDYTTMLVNNKPGTVGMALPGTQFLIADPDTNEPLPVGEAGMILIGGCQVMKGYLKDPDRTDSVIVKIDGIRYYKTGDKGKLDSDGFLTIVDRYSRFAKLGGEMVSLGAVEKKIQDTPVLEGCDYLVTTVPDSAKGERIVLLYQSEKEPAQVLSELRAADFPPIMLPSLAFKVEKVPKLGSGKADFTTAKKVAKELVESRKG
- a CDS encoding DUF6055 domain-containing protein; its protein translation is MGCFKNLLTVAGMVGLAAVSSQAVTWKPVCVSAGHTLLANSEHFEICKKAKHDDGTANNATLDATTAQNALKTLENIFSVYHDSMEWMYPQPTNANEKLKSVAYLFEDSKMSALYGGANTDACVKNAAGKDECSPGLWLGSGAFKDLWGLAHEYAHGLQSVAGWMGTNAYAGWICESHANWMAHQVNPTDAHYCSEALINFPYLYYGSTRDRYCNWQFMEHLKEEFGGGWKGVKAVNRMWMNKINDGENGYDTQTPFDAMIGAYDWKYTDLTEQLGKFAMKNATLEYQGAKKALYKKTWGDYEFATRRATGYGDIYRRHGRVTMLNKIDSSYQVPSYWAPQRFGYNLVRLYPDSVGKVTVKFRGIVQESKAAAYGCKGNESYWAYEGGKWVSKTRCNLSPDVMPDPGSSWTVGLVAEGADGTPRYSEMKSGTAFNLEIETKANDKALWLTVTATPKDLYAITWDQFYYTIYRYPYMIRMENGKPEGYEPGAWKPAGYKAGSGDSEGTATGFKRHENGGGWISTKANVAATVYVGPDAVVNGGTISGNARIEDFAVVNGGTISGKAVVRGRALVTAGTMGDNAVLEDDAWLVSGSITGNAKVGALSIIVNTTVTDDAQVQGVMWAVSGKKLSGTAQLRGDLENNFSQQLTKGVFYGMVDDGMLNDATYGANFAEAPKEATADFSAAKWYAIDEDKVDVPETPDEPGDVTEPGDETDPGDDTKPGENENPSGFANQVRPAAPAALNRAKYDIKGRTQNLNSTRSRRNKFYKLF
- a CDS encoding thioredoxin family protein, with the translated sequence MKFFKFKSVIGAVAMVAAMGAFSSVVAAPAKAAKAAQDEVIKIVRVDDSNFEKEIMNTDRPTILDVFSSSCPPCLIMIPTLIDIAKKYPDVKVASVGFDEPNVQKIKNTLPIQAFPTFFLIKDGRIVNRIQGAASEEDLLAALQYTPKAQPAKPAKAASKKKAGTQKLSCSTDGQFGGIKNHVTMNLVITDDHIDNVDLVTDVFVTPELEGRRAQLKQMFIQSGKGTVEETMTGFRLHTANESPFIKAMNMQRKSTYAEMKAGLELQGFKCK
- a CDS encoding TrpB-like pyridoxal phosphate-dependent enzyme → MRNCSSLKIDGPCKVYLEESELPKAWYNVRADMKKKPAPLLNPGTGKPMTAAELEGVFCSELVKQELDNDTAYIEIPEDIRTFYKMYRPSPLVRAYFLEQALGTPAHIYYKFEGNNTSGSHKLNSAIAQAYYAKQQGLKGVTTETGAGQWGTALSMASAFFGIDCQVYMVKCSYEQKPFRREVMRTYGASVTPSPSMNTNVGRKINEEFPGTTGSLGCAISEAVEAAVTQEGYRYVLGSVLNQVLLHQSVIGLEAQAAFKKIGVKPDMIIGCAGGGSNLGGLISPFMGEKLRGEADYDILAIEPASCPSLTRGKYAYDFCDTGKVCPLAKMYTLGSGFIPSANHAGGLRYHGMSSILSELYDQGYMRAASVEQTKVFEAARLFAQTEGILPAPESSHAIRATIDEALKCKETGEAKNILFGLTGTGYFDMVAYQKFNDGEMNDYIPTDEDLAKSLAQLPKVEG